Proteins encoded in a region of the Solea senegalensis isolate Sse05_10M unplaced genomic scaffold, IFAPA_SoseM_1 scf7180000012513, whole genome shotgun sequence genome:
- the fscn1a gene encoding fascin actin-bundling protein 1a: MTTNGATNGTSDMLQIQFGLINCGNKYLTAETFGFKINACATSMKKKQIWTLEQSGDDSSGNVFYLKSHLGRYIAADKDGNVTGDSESPGPECRFVITAHDDGRWSLQSEQHGRYLGGTEDRIICFAQTASVAEKWSVHIAMHPQVNIFSLTRKRYAHLSSKVDEIAIDRDVPWGVDSMITLVFREQRYHLQTSDNRFLRNDGALVATTDKTTGYTLEFRSGKVAFRDCGGRYLAPSGPSGTMKSGKSARVGKDELFVLEQSHPQVVLTAANERNVSTRQGMDLSANQDEEGDQEVFQVEICRENRKCAFRTAAGKYWTLTANGGLQCTASTKSANCYFDIEWRGKRLTLRAANGKYVAAKKNGQLAATIDSAGETEEFVMKLINRPIIVLRGEHGFIGCRKVTGTLDSNRSSYDYFTLEFRDGAYSLQDSTGKYWMVGNEQSVVSSSDAPVDFLFEFCDYNKLAVRHAGDGKYLRGDHAGVLKANADELETATLWEY; the protein is encoded by the exons ATGACAACTAACGGCGCCACCAACGGAACCAGCGACATGCTGCAGATCCAGTTCGGTCTCATCAACTGCGGGAACAAATACCTCACGGCGGAGACGTTCGGCTTCAAAATCAACGCGTGCGCCACGAGcatgaagaagaagcagatCTGGACTCTGGAGCAGAGCGGCGACGACTCCAGCGGCAACGTCTTCTACCTCAAGTCACATCTGGGCCGCTACATCGCCGCGGACAAGGACGGGAACGTCACCGGAGACAGTGAGAGTCCAGGCCCGGAGTGCCGGTTCGTCATCACCGCCCACGATGACGGCCGCTGGTCCCTGCAGTCCGAGCAGCACGGCCGCTACCTGGGCGGCACCGAGGACCGGATCATCTGCTTCGCTCAGACAGCGTCTGTGGCGGAGAAATGGAGCGTGCACATCGCCATGCATCCTCAGGTGAACATCTTCAGCCTGACGCGCAAGCGCTACGCGCACCTGAGCTCCAAGGTGGACGAGATCGCCATCGACCGGGACGTCCCGTGGGGGGTGGACTCCATGATCACGCTGGTGTTCCGCGAGCAGCGCTACCACCTGCAGACCTCCGACAACCGCTTCCTGAGGAACGACGGCGCGCTGGTCGCCACCACGGACAAGACCACGGGCTACACGCTGGAATTCCGCTCCGGTAAGGTGGCCTTCAGGGACTGTGGCGGCCGGTACCTGGCGCCCTCCGGACCCTCCGGGACCATGAAGTCCGGCAAGAGCGCGCGCGTGGGCAAGGATGAGCTGTTCGTGCTGGAGCAGAGTCACCCACAGGTCGTGCTCACCGCTGCCAACGAGAGGAACGTCTCCACCCGGCAAG GTATGGACCTGTCGGCCAATCAGGACGAGGAAGGTGACCAGGAAGTCTTCCAGGTGGAGATTTGTcgtgaaaacaggaagtgtgcgTTTCGGACTGCTGCCGGGAAGTACTGGACCCTCACTGCTAACGGTGGCCTGCAGTGCACCGCCTCCACCAA GTCGGCTAATTGCTACTTCGACATTGAGTGGCGTGGGAAGAGGCTGACTCTCCGGGCAGCTAATGGGAAATACGTTGCCGCCAAGAAAAATGGCCAGCTAGCAGCCACCATCGACTCTGCAG GTGAGACGGAGGAGTTTGTCATGAAGCTGATTAACCGCCCAATCATCGTGCTGCGCGGGGAGCACGGCTTCATCGGCTGCAGGAAGGTGACGGGGACGCTGGACTCCAACCGCTCCTCCTACGACTACTTCACTCTGGAGTTCAGAGACGGAGCTTACAGCCTGCAAG ACTCCACGGGTAAATACTGGATGGTTGGCAACGAGCAGTCGGTGGTGAGCAGCAGCGACGCGCCCGTCGACTTCCTCTTCGAGTTCTGCGACTACAACAAGCTGGCTGTGCGCCACGCCGGCGACGGCAAGTACCTCCGCGGCGACCACGCTGGTGTGCTGAAGGCCAACGCTGATGAGCTGGAGACCGCCACACTCTGGGAGTACTGA
- the rnf216 gene encoding E3 ubiquitin-protein ligase RNF216: protein MADGGSDDDVIHLASFNVHRSQGSRAHKRELITISDDSDEEPVTLVPGSPVLVPDDADDDISILEPLTPSRRHVIRPAAKWSGVSPNLIQVVGHTNAPPAVSIGGPSSAPSTSRDASTSCAVVRPAIQTQTTVPSGTSGDTKPQPGSSSFTLTQSKLNTKSQQKDGTSTHTSMEPHAVSSVQNPSTSTIAKAVEISSRAPIRILNQPQPSTSGLAHPRADSSANVPEEMQASTSASTSCAVAVSASTSSIKTEKLASTSTLSQGNPQASTSSAQSQSHTRMQPEPGTSTQLQSSGTTTLQPHLIQVKEVKLVVFPQQPRTLITQPQLQLRTQNLVQSVSLNRMQGNLIQIEPKPLAQAPAQPPVRATQPPQVISVIPPTVLIAAAPQRLGPPEAGHRIILGSQAPGEAPPQPGVSGVGPSVHRINIRVPHVNTNPAVPPAPAASVHHNGGEARLVTAPNPERVNPLPGVVAVPRAPEDIPQIEDARPGPSAPREVPQQDPHIRGLITVVLDLLPDVQEAYVAELIQKNNVKDVNVICNLLLENPEYPRRETAAATAAPTSILLESGDTQTEVTEDLFDYAKLGTVGPEAVMQAADLLMADFRMLSCQDIKWALNALKGHYAITRKALCEALKKLHDSGDPSGRRRRSRASSERCYIDFHFEHGSVKFEKRMYFLENDRRYCRTYSNLEASVQKELTFYQQKAKEWAEHEDFLLALQVNEDEYKKDGQLIECGCCYGEFAFEKMTQCSDGHLFCKECLVKYAQEAVFGSGKSELSCMEGGCPCSYPVCELEKVLPENILCKYYERQAEEAVAATCADELVRCPFCNFPALLDKGMSLFSCPNPRCRKESCRKCHVQWKQHVGKTCEQVLERDEIRMRVLFEERMTAARVRKCVKCGTGLVKSEGCNRMSCRCGSFMCYLCREPITGYNHFCQHARSPGAPCRHCRKCSLWTDPTQDDERIIQEIQKEGEAELNKKSADNSGKRVGPPPEPITNSKRPRVGPPPENPPNPNPAAPPHPQAVQAPLFVPPRGRYPPAPPPGRMYHQVIVPRLPPAPYVPPLHHLPPLNNNNNHHHHHHHHNPPLNPHHHNMDVMDLPMHYGPPHRYYRRL from the exons ATGGCAGATGGAGGCAGCGATGATGATGTGATTCACCTGGCAAGTTTCAACGTCCACCGCAGCCAAG GCTCCCGTGCCCATAAGAGGGAGCTCATCACCATTTCAGATGACTCAGATGAGGAGCCTGTGACTCTGGTACCTGGTAGTCCTGTTTTAGTCCCAGATGATGCCGATGATGACATCAGCATACTGGAG CCACTAACACCCTCACGAAGACATGTGATTCGTCCAGCAGCCAAATGGAGTGGGGTATCTCCCAACTTGATTCAAGTTGTAGGTCATACTAATGCACCTCCTGCAGTTTCCATAGGAGGTCCCAGCTCTGCTCCCTCGACCTCCAGAGATGCCAGTACCAGCTGTGCTGTAGTTAGACCAGccatacaaacacagacaacagtgCCGTCTGGCACTTCTGGAGACACAAAACCACAACCGGGTTCCTCTTCTTTCACACTGACTCAGTCAAAGCTTAACACAAAATCACAGCAAAAGGACGGTACGTCAACACATACAAGTATGGAGCCCCATGCAGTTTCTTCTGTCCAGAACCCATCTACCTCCACAATTGCCAAGGCTGTTGAGATCTCATCCAGAGCACCTATACGAATACTTAATCAACCTCAGCCTAGCACATCTGGACTCGCACATCCAAGAGCTGACTCTTCAGCCAATGTACCGGAAGAGATGCAGGCAAGTACCTCTGCCAGTACCTCCTGTGCGGTTGCAGTAAGTGCATCAACGTCCTccataaagacagaaaaactgGCAAGTACAAGCACTCTTTCACAAGGAAATCCTCAGGCTAGCACTTCATCTGCACAGTCACAGTCTCACACGCGGATGCAGCCTGAGCCTGGTACATCAACACAACTCCAGTCCAGTGGGACTACAACCCTACAGCCCCACCTCATTCAGGTGAAAGAGGTTAAGCTAGTTGTTTTTCCCCAACAGCCGAGAACTCTAATAACCCAGCCCCAGCTGCAGCTCAGGACCCAGAACCTGGTGCAGTCTGTTTCACTCAATCGCATGCAGGGCAATCTCATTCAGATTGAGCCAAAACCTCTGGCCCAGGCACCTGCCCAGCCTCCAGTCCGGGCAACACAACCCCCTCAGGTGATATCGGTGATTCCCCCCACAGTGCTAATAGCTGCAGCCCCACAGAGACTAGGACCTCCAGAGGCTGGTCACCGGATCATTCTGGGGAGTCAGGCACCTGGGGAGGCTCCACCACAACCTGGTGTCTCTGGTGTTGGACCGTCAGTACACAGAATCAACATCAGGGTTCCTCATGTGAACACTAACCCTGCTGTTCCTCCAGCTCCCGCAGCTTCAGTTCATCACAACGGAGGAGAGGCTCGTCTAGTTACGGCACCAAATCCAGAAAGGGTCAATCCACTCCCTGGTGTGGTTGCAGTCCCTCGTGCACCAGAGGACATTCCCCAAATAGAGGATGCAAGGCCTGGTCCCTCTGCACCACGAGAAGTCCCTCAGCAGGATCCCCACATCAGAGGCCTCATCACTGTCGTT CTGGATCTATTGCCAGATGTCCAGGAAGCTTATGTAGCAGAACTGATCCAAAAGAATAATGTGAAAGACGTGAATGT TATCTGTAACCTGCTGTTGGAAAACCCTGAATATCCAAGAAGGGAGACTGCAGCAGCCACTGCAGCTCCAACCAGCATCCTGCTGGAGTCAGGAGACACCCAGACAGAG GTTACTGAAGACCTGTTTGACTATGCCAAGCTGGGTACGGTGGGACCCGAGGCTGTGATGCAAGCCGCTGACTTGCTCATGGCAGATTTCAGGATGCTCAGCTGTCAGGACATCAAATGGGCCCTCAATGCTCTGAAGGGACACTATGCAATCACACGCAAG GCCTTATGTGAAGCTTTGAAGAAGTTGCATGATTCAGGTGACCCCTCAGGAAGGAGACGACGAAGCAGAGCGTCATCTGAGCGCTgctacattgacttccattttgAGCATG GGTCAGTGAAGTTTGAAAAGAGGATGTATTTCCTGGAGAATGACCGTCGCTACTGCAGAACATACAGCAATCTAGAAGCTTCTGTGCAGAAGGAGCTGACGTTCTATCAGCAGAAAGCTAAGGAATGGGCAGAG caCGAGGACTTCCTCTTGGCTCTGCAGGTCAATGAAGACGAATATAAGAAA GACGGCCAGCTGATTGAATGTGGCTGCTGCTACGGGGAGTTTGCCTTTGAGAAGATGACACAATGTTCAGACGGTCACCTGTTCTGTAAAGAGTGCCTGGTGAAATACGCTCAGGAGGCAGTGTTTGGCTCCGGAAAG TCGGAGCTGAGCTGCATGGAGGGCGGCTGCCCGTGCTCATATCCAGTGTGTGAGCTGGAGAAGGTCCTACCAGAGAATATACTGTGTAAATATTATGAGAGGCAGGCAGAGGAGGCAGTCGCTGCCACCTGTGCTGATGAATTAGTGCg TTGTCCGTTTTGTAACTTCCCAGCCCTGTTGGACAAAGGCATGTCTCTGTTCAGCTGTCCCAATCCTCGATGCCGAAAG gaGAGCTGCAGGAAGTGCCACGTCCAGTGGAAGCAGCATGTGGGTAAGACGTGTGAGCAGGTGCTCGAGAGGGATGAAATCCGCATGAGGGTGCTCTT TGAGGAGCGTATGACAGCAGCTCGCGTGAGGAAGTGTGTCAAGTGTGGGACGGGCCTGGTCAAGTCGGAGGGCTGCAACCGGATGTCGTGTCGATGCGGTAGCTTCATGTGCTACCTCTGCCGAGAACCCATCACTGGCTACAACCACTTCTGCCAGCACGCCCGCTCTCCTGGAGCTCCCTGCCGCCACTGCCGCAAATGTTCCCTCTGGACTGACCCCACG caaGATGACGAGAGAATCATTCAGGAGATCCAGAAGGAAGGAGAGGCGGAGCTGAATAAGAAATCTGCTG ATAATTCGGGGAAGAGGGTCGGTCCTCCCCCGGAGCCCATCACAAATTCAAAGAGGCCGCGTGTGGGTCCACCACCCGAAAACCCACCCAACCCGAACCCCGCGGCTCCTCCCCACCCTCAGGCGGTACAAGCGCCCCTGTTTGTCCCGCCGCGTGGTCGCTACCCTCCGGCTCCTCCCCCAGGCAGAATGTACCACCAGGTGATCGTACCCCGGCTTCCCCCAGCTCCCTACGTGCCCCCCCTGCATCACCTACCCCCactgaacaataacaacaaccaccaccatcaccaccaccaccacaaccctCCTTTGAACCCTCATCACCACAACATGGATGTAATGGACCTGCCCATGCACTATGGACCGCCACACCGCTACTACAGACgcttgtaa